The Dermacentor andersoni chromosome 1, qqDerAnde1_hic_scaffold, whole genome shotgun sequence genomic interval GCAGATCTTGAAGTTAAAGCACAGGCGAAACCGCTGAAACCTGCGAAACAACGCACGATCCGAAAGCAAAGCCGATGAATCAAATCATATGCGTTTCGCTTGTCTTGTTTTGACTTCGCTCGCCTTTGCATTTTAGAACATGGTAGACATGACGTAACCTGCTCATTTGGCTCCATAATTTGGACATAGAATAATGATTTGGATCCGAGCTTTAGGCTACCTTTATAATAGAAAAATTATGGCCTTCAAGAtttattacccccccccccccccaaaaaaaaaaagcagttgctGGGGCGCTTCGATGCGAAAGTGCTTTATTGTAAACTTTTAGTAAATTTTCATTAGCAACATAGCTTTACTGAATTGTTTACTAACGTAAAATTGTTTAAGAcaacatttgtttattcacttaaTTGTTTGGCCAAATTTGGCGATACCAGACCATACGCAGTCGGCAAAGCTGCCGGGCGCTGGCGGCTGCATGGGCGGCTGGCGCAAACACGAGGCGATTGTTGGTCTGCTTGGTTTCCTTCCTGTAAAAGGAGGTTACGTGAACCGACAAGTGCGAGAAAGGCTGTCACGAAGAGAATTTTATTCAGTGTAGTGGTATTATAGGTATTATACTAGTACTGGGAATACTACTGTAAGTGTTGAGCCGAACAACGCGATACAATGGCCGAAGGAGCTGCTCTGCGTGTACAAACTGCCGTAGACAACATGGTCAAGGAACTCGACAACTCTTATCTCCGCAAAATATTGGTAACAGTTTTTATTGTCAAGCCCAACAGCTTCTCCAAATTTGCGATTGCTGAACGTTTTTGCTTTTGTGTGTTCCGGTAGAGTACCGGGCTTGTCGGTACACCCTTTGCAAACATTTGCCGTCTCTTCGCATGGTGCAGCATGCGCAGTTGACATGCTCTGCCATGTGAAAGGTTGTACGTTGTAGTACATGGTAGCACGTGGTTTCATTTATTCGGCGGAGAGCACTGTGGGGAAACCTAGTAAAATGTATTAATATTTTGTCTTTCAAAGAAAATTGCTTCATATTCGGTTCGGCAGAGTCGCGTACCGTTGTCAATCGCTGCCGATGTCGGCCAACAGAAAAGTAGGTGCTAACGCTTGTGACTGAAAATAAAAAGATTTCAGCTAATTtggagtaacaaaaaaaaaatccctttTCTGCGAAAAATGGGAAATATGAGAAAAGGTAGTGCACACGGTAAAACATGCATCCACTCTTCATTTATTTGCTCATTCCTAGAAAATATTTGTGCCTCAGATGGGGCCACCAAAATAGTACAATGAACCGAGCACAAGTTGATGGGCTGTTTGGCTTGACGTATTGAAGCAGAAGCATGTGAAAGACAATGGACACAAGAATGTGGAGCAAAAGCCACAAGCGGTGTGCTTCATATGCAGGACGAGCTGTTTGTTCTGTTGTGGCTACTAAAACTGAAAACCAAGCAAGAAGTCGCCTAATGTTGGAGCTGATGGATGCGGCTATACGCTTTATAGCATTGAAGCTGTCTTGGCATTCACGTTTGACGTTTGTCATTCTGCCGCTTAGCACGAGCTTGCGGGTTCGAGCCTTTGCTATGGGGCAGAATGCAGAAATGCTCATGTGCTGTGCTTTGGGGcgacgttaaagaaacccagctgTTCGAAATTAACCTAGAAATCCGCCCTCCTCCAATTCCTGTTTCTCTTTGGTTCTCACCAATGGGTATGAAAATACACATCATGGTCCATGCCCTGTTTGTGAACAGTTAATGAGAGGCTGACCATGATGGCCAACAGGACTGTACACAATGAGGctttcaaagttcagtaaagctCAGGAATAGTTCTTTAGGACTGACAATGTATCTGGTACATGTGGAACAGCAGCGAATCCCATGTAAAATCACAATGTTCAAGACATTTATGACTGCACAGCAAACCTTGAGAGGCCAGATTGAGTGTTGTAAAGAAATAATTATATTACTTTATTGTTCATGGTGAGCTACACTTAAAGAATGTGCATCATCTGGCTAGTTCCACACTGGCAGACTTCTCTCTGCCCCTTTTGCAATAATACCTCCTTCGTTTCCACCGCAGCGTCCGCGGCGCTTTCTAATGTGGAATAAACtttgtttcattcattcattctcttcagAACACCTACAATGCAGATTTGCTATGGCACATTGAATGCAATTTTTGCACCTGTAACAATGACTTGCAGTAGAGagaacatttctttatttcaccCATTTAATTGCATGTTTTCAATGTGCATCAACAGGATTAATTGACCAGTTTATGTCTAATGTCGTAATGTAAAAAAATGTGTTTGATCATCTTGGAAATTTTTTTATGTTAGCCTGCACATTTTGATGAGAGCATCTGTTTTCAACTTGGCTTCAAGGTATAAGAAGGTGTAGTCAGTGTACTGGCACTACAGGTGTGCTTTAAGATTGGCCATCACTGTTTATATATTCCTAGTTCAAAAATTATGTCGCATTTGGGGTGGTTAGGTCACATAACATGCTTTGATGGGTTATCTGAATACTGAGTTGACAATGTGCTCCAAACTCTTCTTTTTCCAGGGCAATGTGCACAGGTGTGCAGTTAAGTGTTGTGACAATTCCAGCTTGTCAatggatggtgctcgcacgtgcaTCATGAACTGCTCTGAACCTCTTAACAAAGCCCAGAGTAAAGTCGAAGGTGAACTTGGAAACTTTCAGGTGTGTTTGTGGCCACTGGATTTTTCGCTTTTGTTTGGAAACGTGCTTGCATTGAATCGACAAGCATTCAGTGTGCGAGATTCCAAGTGCTTGCAAAACAAGAGTCCAAAAAAAGTTTACTTGTCACTTCATCAAAACTTCTGCATTGCATCCTTCTCTTTTATGCTGCAACTTTTTGACCTGAGCCTGTATTacaatattttatttatattccaGGAACGCATACGAATGTGTGTTATGCAGTGCGAGAATGACGTGCGGGACCAGATGAGCTCAACGTTAACAGAAGCAGAAGCCTCCAAGTTGAAAGGCCAATATGAGTCGTGTGTTGTGACGTGTGCGGACAAACATATTGCTCTTTTGCCACAGAtgcagcgaagaatgaaagagttGTTAAGTCAACTTTAGAGGCCAGTGTACACTGTTGTGTACATAGTTCGTACCGATCCTTGTATTTCTAGGATGAGTTAACATGCCATGTAGCTCCGCTCGTTGCCTTCTACCATAAATGTTTGATGAAAGGACGATCATATTTTGCTTTCATTGGGGTTTTATTACAGACACTTTCGACATCATTTGCTTAGTTGTAGTCCTCAGGCCTTAAAAGGGTAATTGACAGTGCGTCAAGGGGTTCCAGAGTGTTGATATAGTAATGCCTAATGTAAGGTGATTTAGGTACATGAAATAGTGGAGTGAACTGCACCAAAACTGCATTGCTCTATCCCAGTATAAGCTCTGGCTTCACATCCAGCAGCAGTCCTTATGCATCTGCATTATATTACAAAGTATAAATCTACATGACATGTTGGATTGGGCTTGGTGGTAtgtcactttaaaa includes:
- the LOC126544480 gene encoding protein FAM136A-like, whose amino-acid sequence is MAEGAALRVQTAVDNMVKELDNSYLRKILGNVHRCAVKCCDNSSLSMDGARTCIMNCSEPLNKAQSKVEGELGNFQERIRMCVMQCENDVRDQMSSTLTEAEASKLKGQYESCVVTCADKHIALLPQMQRRMKELLSQL